The bacterium genomic sequence ACGCGGAGGCCATTTGAGGCACGATCCTGCTCCAGTCGTAGCTCAGCGCTCGTTCCCTCAAGCCCTGTCTCGGGCGCTGGGAGTTCTCTTCGACCAGACTGCAGAGAAGTTCAGCGACGTCCTCAGCGGATGAAGTCCGGGCGTAGTAGGTACCGTTCTCGCCAAGGTATTCCACTGTGGCAGGAAGGTCCGGGGCGACAATCGAGGTCCCGCAGCTCAGTGCTTCAAGCAGAGCGTTGTTCGCGACCGTCCCGAGCAGCGGGAGTAACATTACGGCGCATGAGGAGTACTCCCGCCTCAATTCCTCATCGTTGAGATGCGACATGATTTGGACCCTGGACGAGACGCCTGCCAGTTGGGTTGCGTTGTTCCCGAAGACTCGCACCGTGACGCTCGGGTCAATGGCCACGGCATGTCTGGCGACATCGCGTGCGAAATCCATGTCACGGAGCCACCCGGCGGATATGAGGATCGTGTTCCCTCTGGAGAATCCCCGGCTATTGAAGAAATCAGTGTCGACTCCATGGGGCACGAATACACACTGCTTGTCAGGGACCACACTCTGCACGAAAGCTGACTGCTCCGAGCTCAGCGCAACGATCAGGTCCACATTGCGCAACCGGTGTCTCAACCACTGCACTCTTCGGCTGTCCCGACCCAGGAAGGAAGCGGGCTGGTGCAGAGTGGTGACAATTCGGCAAGATCCCGGGAACCTTGGGATGGGAAGGTCGTTCTCGCCATAGAGCACGTGCAATACCCGGACGTGGCCGAAAGAAGCGGCGGCCCCCAGCATGCACTTCGTCAGCGCCCGGGCAACTGCGACGAGTCGGGCTTCCACCGGCCCGGCCCAAGCGGGCCCGACCAACTCGCCGGAACCAGGCAGGATCGTGGTTCGCTGGTTGCCGGGCCATCTGGCCGCGAGCAGCCAATAGCCCGTATGTTCGCCGTGATGCCCGAAGCGGCGCGAAACGAACCGAACCATGGCCGCGCCCTTCGCCCGTCGTCCCTCGTCCCTCATCCGGAATCGCCATTCGCCATTCGTCATGTGAGCCAGTCGTCCTTGAGCGTGAGCTGACGCAAGCTAGGGTCACGAAGCAGTCCCCAGCAGCACCTCATCCGGCCGATGCGGTAATGTATCTTCGCATGACTAATGCGCCAGGTATCTCTGATAAGCAGCATCCGAAGGACGCTCTGAGAACCGGCTTGGACCATGCCGACGAGCTGTTCGGCCATCCCGAGCGCAAGACGGAAGGAACCAGGCTCCTGAGCCTTGTACCAGCCATAGCATTCAAAGCTGCCCTGGTGGGCCATTCTCCCGTTCAGGTAGGTCTGCGTCAGCCTCGAAGCGGGAATCACATGGTAGGTCTTGGCCTGCCTGACGTAGGCGAACTTGTAGCCAAGTTCCTTGACTCTCATGTTTAGACCTACTTCGTTGTTACCTAACGTTTCATCTCCCACGATGTCGGGTCTGAAACCGCCGCTCCGGAAGAAAACGTCCCGCAACACGCCCATGTGGCCGCTGTACACGCCTACGTCATCCTCCGAGATCACGACTGTCTCGGGTCTCATCTGCAATCCCATGATACTGCCTGGGCAATGCTGGGCCAACCACCGAGGCGGTTCCGTCTCCCACTTCGGCAATATGCTTCCAGTCGCCGAACCTACGTCCTGGAACACGTCAAAGACGG encodes the following:
- a CDS encoding glycosyltransferase, encoding MTNGEWRFRMRDEGRRAKGAAMVRFVSRRFGHHGEHTGYWLLAARWPGNQRTTILPGSGELVGPAWAGPVEARLVAVARALTKCMLGAAASFGHVRVLHVLYGENDLPIPRFPGSCRIVTTLHQPASFLGRDSRRVQWLRHRLRNVDLIVALSSEQSAFVQSVVPDKQCVFVPHGVDTDFFNSRGFSRGNTILISAGWLRDMDFARDVARHAVAIDPSVTVRVFGNNATQLAGVSSRVQIMSHLNDEELRREYSSCAVMLLPLLGTVANNALLEALSCGTSIVAPDLPATVEYLGENGTYYARTSSAEDVAELLCSLVEENSQRPRQGLRERALSYDWSRIVPQMASAYESICG
- a CDS encoding glycosyltransferase family A protein → MSGEVRALWQNTVHWEPKSVSVIIPTYNRAQSLKTTLDSLLNQDYPSDRLEIIVVDNCSTDGTKEVVQVCQAQAKLPVKYVYEDRPGAHFARNTGARHASGQLLYFTDDDMIADPGLLANLVPVFDVFQDVGSATGSILPKWETEPPRWLAQHCPGSIMGLQMRPETVVISEDDVGVYSGHMGVLRDVFFRSGGFRPDIVGDETLGNNEVGLNMRVKELGYKFAYVRQAKTYHVIPASRLTQTYLNGRMAHQGSFECYGWYKAQEPGSFRLALGMAEQLVGMVQAGSQSVLRMLLIRDTWRISHAKIHYRIGRMRCCWGLLRDPSLRQLTLKDDWLT